A region from the Canis aureus isolate CA01 chromosome 8, VMU_Caureus_v.1.0, whole genome shotgun sequence genome encodes:
- the NUPR2 gene encoding nuclear protein 2, which yields MDAALLGAEARGRPQPPEGWPPGSSDEELYDCLDYYYLRDFPACGAGRSKGRTRRERELRTNWPVPGGHERKIAQKLVNGQRKRRQRQLQPGARTRLP from the coding sequence ATGGACGCGGCCCTTCTGGGCGCAGAGGCTCGGGGCCGGCCGCAGCCTCCCGAGGGGTGGCCGCCCGGGAGCTCGGACGAGGAGCTCTACGACTGCCTGGATTACTACTACCTGCGCGACTTCCCGGCCTGCGGGGCCGGGCGCAGCAAGGGTCGCACGCGGCGCGAGCGGGAACTGCGAACCAACTGGCCGGTGCCCGGCGGCCACGAGCGCAAGATCGCGCAGAAGCTCGTCAACGGCCAGCGCAAGCGCCGCCAGCGCCAGCTGCAGCCCGGGGCGCGCACTCGCCTCCCCTGA
- the CHCHD2 gene encoding coiled-coil-helix-coiled-coil-helix domain-containing protein 2 — MPRGSRSRASRMAPPASQAPQMRAAPRPAPAAQPPAAAPPSAVGSPAAPRQPGLMAQMATTAAGVAVGSAVGHTIGHAITGGFGGGSNTEPSRPDITYQEPQGTQPAYQQQFGPCHYEMKQFLECAQNQGDLKLCEGFSEVLKQCRFANGLA, encoded by the exons ATGCCGCGTGGAAGCCGGAGCCGCGCCTCCCGCATGGCTCCTCcggccag ccaGGCACCTCAGATGAGAGCTGCGCCTAGACCAGCGCCAGCCGCTCAGCCACCAGCAGCAGCTCCGCCATCTGCTGTTGGCTCACCTGCTGCACCCCGACAGCCAGGTCTCATGGCCCAGATGGCAACCACTGCAGCTGGCGTGGCTGTAGGCTCTGCTGTAGGGCACACGATTGGGCATGCCATTACTGGGGGCTTTGGTGGAGGAAGTAACACTGAGCCTTCAAGGCCCGACATCACTTACCAG GAGCCTCAGGGAACCCAGCCAGCATACCAGCAGCAGTTTGGCCCATGCCACTACGAGATGAAACAGTTCCTGGAGTGTGCCCAGAACCAGGGTGACCTAAAGCTTTGTGAAGGTTTCAGCGAGGTGCTGAAACAGTGCAGATTTGCAAATG GATTAGCCTAA